Proteins from a single region of Candidatus Cetobacterium colombiensis:
- a CDS encoding N-acetylneuraminate lyase: protein MDKLKGIFSALLVAFDKDGNIDEKGIRETVRHNIDNMKVDGLYVGGSTGENFMLTTEDKKRIFDIAMDEAKGQIAMIAQVGALDLREAVELGKYATDLGYDALSAVTPFYYKFTFEEIKNYYNTITNETNNKMIVYSISLLTGVNMSVSQFAELFENKNIIGVKFTEGNFYLMERLRHAFPDKLIYSGFDEMLLSATVLNVDGAIGSTYNINGVNAKKIFTLAKEGKVDEARELQRQANDMIEAILGNGLFQTLKEILKCQGVDAGFCKEPLGKLPPEKVERAKEIYRNYL from the coding sequence ATGGATAAATTAAAAGGGATTTTTTCAGCATTACTAGTAGCTTTTGATAAAGATGGAAATATTGATGAAAAGGGAATTAGAGAAACTGTAAGACATAATATTGATAATATGAAAGTTGATGGTTTATACGTTGGTGGATCAACTGGAGAAAACTTCATGTTAACAACTGAAGATAAAAAGAGAATTTTTGATATAGCTATGGATGAAGCTAAAGGGCAAATAGCTATGATTGCACAAGTTGGTGCACTAGATTTAAGAGAAGCTGTAGAGTTAGGAAAGTATGCAACTGATTTAGGATATGATGCACTTTCTGCTGTAACTCCATTCTACTATAAATTTACTTTTGAAGAGATTAAAAATTACTATAACACAATTACAAATGAAACTAACAACAAGATGATTGTTTACTCAATCTCTTTATTAACTGGAGTAAATATGAGCGTTAGCCAATTTGCTGAGTTATTTGAAAACAAAAACATCATTGGAGTTAAGTTCACAGAAGGAAACTTCTATTTAATGGAAAGATTAAGACACGCTTTCCCTGACAAACTAATCTACTCTGGATTTGATGAGATGTTACTTTCTGCAACAGTTTTAAATGTTGACGGAGCTATTGGAAGTACTTACAATATCAACGGAGTTAACGCTAAGAAAATATTCACTTTAGCTAAAGAGGGAAAAGTTGACGAAGCTAGAGAACTTCAAAGACAAGCTAACGATATGATTGAAGCTATTTTAGGTAACGGATTATTCCAAACTTTAAAAGAGATCTTAAAGTGTCAAGGTGTAGATGCAGGATTCTGTAAAGAGCCTTTAGGAAAATTACCTCCTGAAAAAGTTGAAAGAGCAAAAGAGATCTACAGAAATTACTTATAA
- a CDS encoding sodium:solute symporter, whose product MTWHWFNWLVLAFYFLAMVGIGVYFSKKNSSTTDYFTASGRIPSWVTACSIYATALSSISFIAIPASVFKSGAIMGMAPLGIILMVIWAAIVFVPFFRSINVTTAYEYLGRRFDNGFRWVGSLSFILFHLIRMAVVLYLPTLALKQALPSINPTLLLGAVSFLCVVYTSMGGIEAVVWSDAIQTIILLLGAFLIIIIGYNAAPDGLSMAFTTLVENGKAIPQSAWRLSFTGTTFVGILFGGFFNAIYSYVGSQDIVQRYNTTKNDHEAKKSLIMNVPLLCISVLIFCGMGTALFLFFKYKAVLPADIDGNAILPYFVINYIPVGFSGVILAAIFAAAQSTVSSSLNSLSTCVTSDIVAPLKKGLSDKDKLNIAKGVSWGAGIISTILAIRFLQAGQGDMFLYFQAITGLLGGPIAGLFLVGIFSRRVGNKAAWVGFIISVAVAVYIGNPADILTKLIPGYTKPEVFELLIALIIMLACIVPAWIASFFFEKAEDEKIAGLTYFTINGKSKKQEVKEESFRPNSTLLKKQYK is encoded by the coding sequence ATGACTTGGCATTGGTTTAACTGGTTAGTTTTAGCTTTTTATTTTTTAGCAATGGTTGGAATTGGGGTTTATTTTTCTAAAAAAAATAGTTCAACTACAGATTATTTTACAGCAAGCGGGAGAATCCCTTCTTGGGTAACAGCTTGTAGTATATATGCAACGGCACTTTCATCAATATCTTTTATAGCAATACCAGCATCTGTTTTTAAAAGTGGAGCCATAATGGGGATGGCACCTTTGGGAATTATTTTAATGGTTATTTGGGCTGCTATAGTTTTTGTGCCTTTTTTTAGAAGCATAAATGTAACTACTGCTTATGAGTATTTAGGTAGAAGATTTGACAATGGATTTAGATGGGTAGGAAGTTTATCGTTTATTTTATTCCACTTAATTAGAATGGCTGTTGTTTTATATCTACCAACACTGGCATTAAAACAGGCTTTACCTTCAATAAATCCTACGTTACTTTTAGGAGCAGTTTCTTTCCTTTGTGTTGTTTATACATCTATGGGAGGAATAGAAGCAGTTGTTTGGTCTGACGCCATTCAAACAATAATTTTACTTTTAGGAGCATTCTTAATTATAATAATTGGTTATAATGCAGCTCCAGATGGTTTATCTATGGCATTTACAACTTTAGTTGAAAATGGAAAAGCAATACCTCAATCAGCTTGGAGATTGTCTTTCACAGGAACAACTTTTGTGGGAATTTTATTTGGAGGATTTTTCAATGCTATCTACTCTTACGTTGGATCACAAGATATTGTACAAAGATACAATACAACTAAAAATGATCACGAAGCTAAGAAAAGTTTAATTATGAACGTACCATTACTATGTATTAGTGTTTTAATATTCTGTGGAATGGGAACAGCATTATTCCTATTCTTTAAATATAAAGCTGTATTACCAGCAGATATAGATGGAAACGCTATTTTACCATACTTTGTTATAAACTATATCCCTGTTGGATTCTCAGGAGTTATTTTAGCAGCAATATTTGCAGCAGCACAATCAACAGTGTCATCAAGTTTAAACTCATTATCAACTTGTGTAACATCTGATATTGTAGCTCCACTTAAAAAGGGACTTTCAGATAAAGATAAACTAAATATTGCAAAAGGTGTTAGCTGGGGAGCTGGAATCATCAGTACAATTTTAGCCATTAGATTTTTACAAGCTGGTCAAGGGGATATGTTCTTATACTTCCAAGCTATTACAGGATTACTTGGTGGTCCAATAGCAGGTTTATTCTTAGTTGGAATATTCAGTAGAAGAGTAGGAAATAAAGCTGCTTGGGTTGGATTTATAATTTCAGTAGCAGTGGCAGTTTATATTGGAAATCCAGCAGATATACTAACAAAACTTATCCCTGGATATACAAAGCCAGAGGTGTTTGAACTTTTAATAGCTTTAATAATCATGTTAGCATGTATAGTTCCTGCTTGGATTGCTTCATTCTTCTTTGAAAAAGCTGAAGATGAAAAAATAGCTGGATTAACATACTTTACTATAAATGGAAAATCAAAAAAGCAAGAAGTTAAAGAGGAGAGCTTTAGACCTAATAGCACTCTTTTAAAAAAACAATATAAATAG
- a CDS encoding HI0074 family nucleotidyltransferase substrate-binding subunit, which yields MYGLSENDFFLIIDILKKYKEKIEWVKIFGSRARGDFKKYSDVDLAISLRYKNIMSDIKNEFYESNLKYTVDIINYSENLGENIKKNIDNDGILIYKTKENGEILMNENKLKYKLEDYQKALKKLKLALEKDAHLDELYLDGTIQRFEFVYELSWKLMKNYLEYQGVDVTSPRETFREAFKEGLIDDASKWIDLMLNRNRTSHTYNEETAWDIYDKIKMEYVKLFTEFEKEIVKRL from the coding sequence ATGTACGGGCTATCAGAAAATGATTTTTTTCTAATTATTGATATTTTAAAAAAATACAAAGAAAAAATAGAATGGGTTAAAATTTTTGGTTCTAGAGCTAGAGGAGATTTTAAAAAATATTCAGATGTAGATTTAGCAATTTCTCTTAGATATAAGAATATAATGAGTGATATAAAAAATGAGTTTTATGAATCTAATTTAAAGTATACAGTGGATATAATTAATTATAGTGAAAATCTTGGAGAAAACATAAAAAAAAATATTGATAACGATGGAATTTTAATATATAAAACTAAAGAAAATGGAGAGATTCTTATGAATGAAAATAAATTAAAATATAAACTTGAAGATTACCAAAAAGCTTTGAAAAAATTAAAGCTAGCTTTAGAAAAAGATGCCCATTTAGATGAATTATATTTAGACGGAACAATTCAAAGATTTGAATTTGTTTATGAATTAAGTTGGAAACTTATGAAAAACTATTTAGAATATCAAGGTGTTGATGTGACAAGTCCAAGAGAAACTTTTAGAGAAGCATTTAAAGAAGGATTAATAGATGATGCTTCAAAATGGATTGATTTAATGCTAAATAGAAATAGAACATCCCACACTTATAACGAAGAAACAGCATGGGATATATATGATAAAATAAAAATGGAATATGTGAAATTGTTTACTGAATTTGAAAAAGAAATTGTAAAGAGATTATAA
- a CDS encoding LacI family DNA-binding transcriptional regulator: protein MLKQEDIAKLAGVSRTTVSRVLNNEENVKEDTRNKILKIIETHGYEKNYISSTLASKNEKIVYVFLLKSIVGHYSKELKRGLEAIESENRKFGYKIEIIETSIDEPEAQLEELDKVLNTKKPAGIIITPLLKDKILKRAKKNSKVKFLSLDNSLCKNISHIGANYYNSGQISGDIIKGILRENENVLILKFPGDKISAEEYYKGFASSIQKEQIEVVDVQKNILEKENFLKDYLHENIKGIFFNRYTFEILEKNKDLLKKENSYKIVAIAGNPLVNDYVKNEIVYASINEQFSTIGYNAGKMMFEALYKDKKNVEHEFIKPIVAFKSLI from the coding sequence ATGCTAAAACAAGAGGATATTGCAAAATTAGCCGGAGTAAGTAGAACAACTGTTTCTAGAGTTTTAAATAACGAAGAAAATGTGAAAGAAGATACTAGAAATAAAATTTTAAAAATTATCGAAACCCACGGATACGAAAAAAATTATATTAGCAGTACCTTAGCTAGTAAAAACGAGAAAATTGTTTATGTTTTTCTTTTAAAGTCTATTGTTGGTCACTATAGTAAAGAGCTAAAAAGAGGCCTTGAAGCTATTGAAAGTGAAAATAGAAAGTTTGGCTATAAAATTGAGATCATTGAAACATCTATAGATGAACCTGAAGCTCAACTAGAAGAATTGGATAAAGTTTTAAATACTAAAAAGCCAGCTGGAATAATTATCACACCACTTTTGAAAGATAAAATTTTAAAAAGAGCTAAGAAAAATAGCAAAGTTAAATTTTTATCTCTAGATAACTCTCTATGTAAAAATATCTCACATATAGGAGCTAACTACTATAACAGTGGTCAAATTAGCGGAGATATTATCAAAGGAATTTTAAGAGAAAATGAAAATGTTCTTATTCTTAAATTCCCTGGAGACAAAATATCAGCAGAGGAATACTATAAAGGTTTTGCTTCGTCTATCCAAAAAGAACAGATTGAAGTTGTAGATGTTCAAAAAAATATTTTAGAAAAAGAAAATTTCTTAAAAGATTATTTACATGAAAATATAAAAGGGATTTTCTTTAACAGATATACTTTTGAAATTTTAGAGAAGAACAAAGATCTTTTAAAAAAAGAAAATAGCTACAAAATTGTTGCTATAGCGGGAAATCCCTTAGTTAATGACTATGTTAAAAATGAAATTGTCTACGCATCTATCAACGAACAGTTCTCAACAATTGGTTACAACGCAGGTAAAATGATGTTCGAAGCTCTTTATAAAGACAAAAAAAATGTTGAACATGAATTTATTAAACCTATCGTCGCTTTTAAATCTTTAATCTAA
- a CDS encoding DEAD/DEAH box helicase, with protein MDFLKKVESEVDWKLYNRGKDYYMKGRLFGLNLYEGPEYYEETTFSLEGKVRGSGNQIYNTKILFSEDEIYEEECDCMYYEENWRTCKHIVALSLVAYYSVLKNRVTKENTVDLHLDFLKNVATEKKNPIFLKVTPKIDNLMGILDFSIDMEIVTKEKNYKLMSKFIKFLDAYEKESFSFGKSYTYNPATDYFQGWEKDFFEFFKEYEELMESTYYGGISITEILNNKRSFDRFIDILAKGKQVVLKEASLKELLNIELKEEKENNICLDFKNAHTYIIKGERTLLDPLNPRNLIFYRITKEEMEFYKKLLQRTSRSKEMVISENNLSLVVNSIQKMGKLSVAKNLKEKVYTPKNIEDKIYIDSYNTYGLKVHSKRFYDGKSESELKDVVILSDSLEAKSLYHEVLKRYQNNFESGAYHLTDIENIYRFVMEAIPELEKKYELYYSEEFKNKSYLTASYRVETKVSDILDISFNIDGIDKNEVVNFLNAVREKKKYFLLKNGGIIDIGDGKELDELNDLLDISEASKKEIEAGVISRAKNYSYFLSSTLKKIKGVVLDEGFKALDKNLKSLTKKKEEKLVKESFPMLRDYQLYGVQWLMTLRKLGLGGILADDMGLGKTLQTIAYLALEERELPSVVVAPKSLVYNWLSEFKKFAPNVVVKMCIGTKKEREDTIKNLKPKEILITTYGVLKNDIEIYKELPFESGFANIVIDEAQNIKNILGKTSSAIKEIVGETKIALTGTPIENNILELWSIFDFAFPGYLGKHTTFKKRYLDNLKNLKSVVGPFILRRVKSEVLKELPEKIEQDVVVELGDKQKKLYLGYLEKYKREVEADGSDAIKILSCLTRLRQICNHPKLFIEDYKGESGKLDALLEILQEAKSGGHRVLLFSQFTEMLSIIKEHLKDEFNTLYLDGKTKVSERLELVERFNGGEGDVFIISLKAGGSGLNLTGADTVIHFDPWWNPSVENQATDRAHRMGQKNVVNVFRLITKGTIEEKINLIKGEKSKVISEVLDGEKTELLKMNKEELLKLF; from the coding sequence GTGGATTTTTTAAAAAAGGTAGAAAGTGAAGTGGATTGGAAATTATATAATCGTGGAAAAGATTACTATATGAAGGGCAGACTATTCGGTTTAAATTTATATGAAGGTCCTGAATATTATGAAGAAACAACGTTTTCTTTAGAGGGAAAAGTCAGAGGTAGTGGAAATCAAATTTATAATACAAAAATTTTGTTTAGTGAAGATGAAATATATGAAGAAGAATGTGACTGTATGTACTATGAAGAAAATTGGAGAACATGTAAACACATTGTGGCTCTATCACTTGTAGCGTATTACTCTGTATTAAAAAATAGAGTAACAAAAGAAAATACAGTGGATCTTCACCTAGATTTTTTAAAAAACGTTGCTACAGAGAAAAAGAATCCCATATTTTTAAAAGTTACTCCAAAAATAGATAATCTAATGGGGATTTTAGATTTTAGTATAGATATGGAAATAGTGACAAAAGAGAAAAATTATAAGCTTATGAGTAAATTTATTAAATTTTTAGATGCCTATGAAAAAGAGAGTTTTAGTTTTGGAAAATCTTACACATACAATCCAGCTACAGATTATTTTCAAGGGTGGGAAAAGGATTTCTTTGAGTTTTTTAAAGAGTATGAAGAACTTATGGAAAGCACTTATTATGGGGGAATAAGTATAACTGAAATCTTAAATAATAAAAGAAGTTTTGATAGATTTATTGATATTTTGGCTAAGGGAAAACAGGTTGTTTTAAAAGAGGCTAGTTTAAAAGAACTTTTAAATATTGAGTTGAAAGAGGAAAAAGAAAACAATATATGTTTAGATTTTAAAAATGCTCATACATATATAATAAAAGGAGAGAGAACTCTTTTAGATCCTCTAAATCCTAGAAATCTAATTTTTTATAGAATCACAAAAGAGGAGATGGAGTTTTACAAGAAACTACTTCAAAGAACAAGTAGAAGTAAAGAGATGGTAATCAGTGAAAATAACCTTTCTTTAGTTGTAAACTCAATCCAAAAAATGGGGAAATTAAGTGTTGCAAAAAATCTAAAAGAGAAGGTATATACTCCTAAAAATATAGAGGATAAAATATATATAGATTCATACAACACCTACGGTTTAAAAGTTCATAGTAAAAGATTTTATGATGGAAAGTCAGAATCAGAATTAAAAGATGTTGTAATTTTAAGTGATTCTTTAGAGGCTAAATCGTTATACCATGAGGTTTTAAAAAGATACCAAAATAACTTTGAAAGTGGTGCTTATCATTTAACAGATATAGAAAATATATATAGATTTGTAATGGAAGCTATTCCAGAACTGGAAAAAAAGTATGAGTTATATTATTCAGAGGAGTTTAAAAACAAAAGTTATTTAACAGCTAGTTATCGTGTGGAAACAAAGGTAAGCGATATACTAGATATAAGTTTTAATATAGATGGAATAGATAAAAATGAAGTGGTCAATTTTTTAAATGCAGTTCGTGAAAAGAAAAAGTATTTTCTATTAAAAAATGGTGGAATAATAGATATTGGAGATGGAAAAGAGTTAGATGAACTAAATGACCTTTTAGATATTTCAGAGGCTAGTAAAAAAGAGATTGAAGCTGGAGTAATATCAAGAGCAAAAAACTACTCTTACTTTTTAAGTTCAACACTAAAAAAGATTAAAGGTGTAGTTTTAGACGAAGGTTTTAAAGCGTTAGATAAAAATTTAAAATCTTTGACAAAAAAGAAAGAGGAAAAACTGGTAAAAGAGAGTTTTCCAATGTTAAGAGACTATCAACTCTACGGAGTTCAGTGGTTGATGACTCTTAGAAAATTGGGGTTAGGTGGAATTTTAGCAGATGATATGGGACTGGGAAAAACTCTTCAAACTATAGCGTATTTAGCACTAGAGGAGAGAGAACTTCCAAGTGTGGTTGTAGCACCAAAATCTTTAGTATATAACTGGTTAAGTGAGTTTAAAAAGTTTGCTCCTAATGTAGTTGTGAAAATGTGTATAGGGACTAAAAAAGAGAGAGAGGATACTATTAAAAATTTAAAACCTAAAGAGATTTTAATAACAACTTATGGGGTTTTAAAAAATGATATAGAGATATATAAAGAGTTACCATTTGAAAGTGGATTTGCCAATATAGTTATAGATGAGGCACAAAATATAAAAAATATTTTAGGAAAAACCTCAAGTGCTATAAAAGAGATAGTAGGAGAAACTAAAATAGCACTTACAGGAACTCCCATTGAAAACAATATACTAGAGCTTTGGAGTATATTTGATTTCGCTTTTCCTGGGTATCTTGGAAAACACACAACTTTTAAAAAGAGATATTTGGATAATTTAAAAAATCTAAAAAGTGTTGTTGGGCCATTTATTTTAAGGCGTGTAAAAAGTGAAGTGTTAAAGGAGTTGCCTGAAAAAATAGAGCAGGATGTGGTAGTTGAGCTAGGTGATAAACAGAAAAAGCTGTATTTGGGATATTTAGAAAAATATAAGCGAGAAGTTGAAGCTGATGGTAGTGACGCCATAAAGATACTCTCTTGTTTAACAAGACTTCGTCAAATTTGTAATCATCCAAAACTTTTTATAGAGGACTATAAGGGTGAAAGTGGAAAATTAGATGCACTTTTAGAAATTCTTCAAGAGGCTAAAAGTGGCGGGCACAGAGTACTTCTGTTTTCTCAGTTCACAGAGATGTTAAGTATAATAAAAGAGCATTTAAAGGATGAGTTTAATACTTTATATTTAGATGGAAAAACTAAAGTTTCTGAAAGATTGGAGTTAGTTGAAAGATTTAATGGCGGAGAGGGAGATGTATTTATTATTTCCCTAAAAGCTGGAGGAAGTGGATTGAATTTAACTGGAGCTGACACAGTTATTCATTTTGATCCTTGGTGGAATCCATCTGTTGAAAATCAAGCTACAGATAGAGCACATAGAATGGGACAGAAAAATGTTGTAAATGTTTTTAGGTTGATAACGAAGGGAACTATTGAAGAGAAAATAAATCTTATAAAAGGTGAGAAATCTAAAGTTATAAGTGAAGTTTTAGATGGTGAAAAGACAGAGTTATTGAAGATGAATAAAGAGGAGCTACTAAAGTTATTTTAG
- a CDS encoding FAD-binding protein — translation MKIKHIKEADLVVVGSGIGGLTAAKKASDKGLNVILVTSSKFCGGASYFPLKGTLGIQTTAHFPEDEKLFQEDINRVGLGMDNPHMVESYIKNIRESIGFLNEIGFEPWLRDDKRPACFAKYPRDIYLIKDWEKAKTNASKIFNSIENLKIEENYKIVKILQKNNCVDGAIFQDKNGDFLLIKTKVIVMATGGVAGLYKHNLYPEDVDGSGHIVALDAGAQVTNMEFIQFIPAFITPKYNTLYGEHTAKYVTGMFDLNGKLIYPGIDDEKARKLWIERSAYAPFSCDFESFKIDLAMVNSIDENNGGVELKFHPDLYKDSGEFYTVYLNWLKESMNIDMCKDKITIAPFAHGCNGGVMVDQFGKTSVDGLYAIGELSSSVEGANRLGGNSVGGALVFGNQSVLNAYEYLKNLENKDVKNRDTSELLNEFQVWISEIFGETDIKEDLLEKDEVVQKIKNTLTNYGLIKRNYESLKTGLDILENLKTKSLDGYFKIEAAKLLLISMINRNESRGAHYREDFPKRDSIPQRLVVSRKNNSFNIEK, via the coding sequence ATGAAGATAAAACATATAAAAGAGGCTGATCTAGTTGTTGTTGGAAGTGGTATTGGAGGTCTCACTGCTGCTAAAAAAGCTTCAGACAAAGGATTAAATGTTATTTTAGTGACAAGTTCTAAATTTTGTGGTGGAGCTAGCTATTTTCCATTAAAGGGAACCTTAGGAATTCAGACCACTGCTCATTTCCCAGAGGATGAAAAACTTTTCCAAGAGGATATAAATAGAGTTGGTTTAGGAATGGATAACCCCCATATGGTGGAAAGTTATATTAAAAACATAAGGGAAAGCATTGGATTTTTAAATGAGATTGGTTTTGAACCTTGGTTGAGAGATGATAAAAGACCTGCATGTTTTGCAAAATATCCTAGAGATATCTACTTAATAAAAGATTGGGAAAAAGCTAAAACCAATGCTTCTAAAATTTTTAATTCCATTGAAAATTTAAAAATTGAAGAAAACTATAAAATTGTTAAAATTTTACAAAAAAATAACTGTGTAGATGGAGCTATTTTTCAAGATAAAAATGGTGACTTTCTTTTAATAAAAACAAAAGTTATAGTTATGGCAACAGGAGGTGTTGCTGGTCTTTATAAACATAACCTCTACCCTGAAGATGTAGATGGTTCTGGTCACATAGTTGCTTTAGATGCTGGAGCTCAAGTTACAAATATGGAGTTTATACAGTTTATTCCAGCTTTTATAACTCCTAAATACAACACTCTATATGGTGAACACACTGCAAAATATGTAACAGGGATGTTTGATTTAAATGGTAAACTTATATACCCTGGAATTGATGATGAAAAAGCTAGAAAATTATGGATAGAAAGAAGTGCCTACGCTCCTTTTAGTTGTGATTTTGAAAGTTTTAAAATAGATTTAGCTATGGTTAACTCTATAGATGAGAACAATGGCGGTGTGGAGTTAAAGTTTCATCCAGATCTATATAAAGATAGTGGTGAGTTCTATACAGTATACTTAAACTGGTTAAAAGAAAGTATGAATATAGATATGTGTAAGGATAAAATCACAATAGCTCCTTTTGCCCACGGATGTAACGGCGGTGTTATGGTGGATCAATTTGGAAAGACATCAGTGGATGGTTTATATGCCATTGGAGAACTCTCTTCAAGTGTGGAAGGAGCTAATAGACTAGGGGGTAACTCTGTTGGTGGAGCTTTAGTTTTTGGAAATCAATCAGTTTTAAATGCATATGAATATCTGAAAAATTTAGAAAATAAAGATGTTAAAAATAGAGATACATCTGAACTTTTAAATGAGTTTCAAGTTTGGATATCTGAAATTTTTGGTGAAACTGACATTAAAGAGGATCTTTTAGAAAAGGATGAAGTAGTTCAAAAAATTAAAAATACTTTGACCAATTACGGTTTAATCAAAAGAAACTATGAGAGTTTAAAAACTGGATTGGATATTTTAGAAAATCTAAAAACAAAGAGCTTAGATGGCTATTTTAAAATAGAAGCTGCTAAACTACTTCTTATTTCTATGATAAATAGAAACGAAAGTAGAGGGGCTCACTACCGTGAAGATTTCCCTAAAAGGGATAGTATTCCTCAAAGGTTAGTTGTATCTAGGAAAAATAATAGTTTTAATATTGAAAAATAA
- a CDS encoding Rpn family recombination-promoting nuclease/putative transposase, with protein sequence MCTQLFDPKVDYVFKNIFGSEKHPRILISFLNACIKPKEPIVEVKLKNTELTKEYIEDSFSRLDILAKTSTGELINIEMQRADERNMVKRSLYYWSKAYISEYTGKGAYANLPRTICINVLDFILLEEENFHNKYLIQNAKNNNLLTDTLELHFIEIPKMKDIDESDLLSIWVGFLEDPNNEKVISLERKVEELQEAKEELARISRDPKEAENYRMRENARNDRLNALLSAEEKGIAKGIVQGRAEGENLAKINIAKGLIGLISDELIAEKTGLSVEEIKKLK encoded by the coding sequence ATGTGTACTCAATTATTTGATCCTAAAGTAGATTATGTTTTTAAAAATATTTTTGGTTCAGAAAAACATCCAAGAATTTTGATATCTTTTTTGAATGCGTGTATAAAACCAAAAGAACCCATAGTAGAAGTTAAATTAAAAAATACCGAGCTAACTAAAGAGTATATTGAAGATAGTTTTTCTAGATTAGATATATTGGCAAAAACAAGTACAGGTGAGTTGATTAATATAGAGATGCAAAGAGCAGATGAAAGAAATATGGTAAAAAGAAGTTTGTATTACTGGTCTAAAGCATACATAAGTGAATATACAGGAAAAGGAGCTTATGCAAATTTACCAAGAACAATATGTATAAATGTACTAGATTTTATATTATTAGAAGAGGAAAATTTTCATAATAAATATTTAATTCAAAATGCCAAAAATAATAACTTATTAACAGATACTTTAGAGCTACATTTTATAGAAATTCCTAAAATGAAGGATATAGATGAGTCAGATTTGCTTAGTATTTGGGTGGGATTCTTAGAGGATCCAAATAATGAAAAAGTAATATCCTTAGAAAGGAAAGTGGAGGAGTTACAAGAGGCTAAAGAAGAACTAGCAAGAATAAGTAGAGATCCAAAGGAAGCAGAAAACTATCGAATGCGTGAAAATGCAAGAAACGATAGATTAAATGCACTATTATCAGCTGAAGAAAAAGGAATAGCTAAAGGAATAGTTCAAGGAAGAGCTGAAGGGGAGAATCTAGCAAAAATAAATATAGCGAAAGGTCTGATAGGATTGATATCAGATGAATTAATAGCAGAAAAAACTGGGCTAAGTGTTGAAGAGATAAAGAAGTTGAAGTGA
- a CDS encoding Rpn family recombination-promoting nuclease/putative transposase: MCTQLFDPKVDYVFKNIFGSEKHPRILISFLNACIKPKEPIVEVKLKNTELTKEYIEDSFSRLDILAKTSTGELINIEMQRADERNMVKRSLYYWSKAYISEYTGKGAYANLPRTICINVLDFILLEEENFHNKYLIQNAKNNNLLTDTLELHFIEIPKMKDIDESDLLSVWVGFLENPNNEKVISLERKVEELQEAKEELARISRDPKEAENYRMRENARNDRLNALLSAEEKGIAKGIAKGIVQGRAEGENLAKINIAKGLIGLISDELIAEKTGLSVEEIKKLK; the protein is encoded by the coding sequence ATGTGTACTCAATTATTTGATCCTAAAGTAGATTATGTTTTTAAAAATATTTTTGGTTCAGAAAAACATCCAAGAATTTTGATATCTTTTTTGAATGCGTGTATAAAACCAAAAGAACCTATAGTAGAAGTTAAATTAAAAAATACCGAGCTAACTAAAGAGTATATTGAAGATAGTTTTTCTAGATTAGATATATTGGCAAAAACAAGTACAGGTGAGTTGATTAATATAGAGATGCAAAGAGCAGATGAAAGAAATATGGTAAAAAGAAGTTTGTATTACTGGTCTAAAGCATACATAAGCGAATATACAGGAAAAGGAGCTTATGCAAATTTACCAAGAACAATATGTATAAATGTACTAGATTTTATATTATTAGAAGAAGAAAATTTTCATAATAAATATTTAATTCAAAATGCCAAAAATAATAACTTATTAACAGATACTTTAGAGCTACATTTTATAGAAATTCCTAAAATGAAGGATATAGATGAGTCAGATTTGCTTAGTGTTTGGGTGGGGTTCTTAGAGAATCCAAATAATGAAAAAGTAATATCCTTAGAAAGGAAAGTAGAGGAGTTACAAGAGGCAAAAGAAGAACTAGCAAGAATAAGTAGAGATCCAAAGGAAGCAGAAAACTATCGAATGCGTGAAAATGCAAGAAACGATAGATTAAATGCACTATTATCAGCTGAAGAAAAAGGAATAGCTAAAGGAATAGCTAAAGGAATAGTTCAAGGAAGAGCTGAGGGGGAGAATTTAGCAAAAATAAATATAGCGAAAGGTCTGATAGGATTGATATCAGATGAATTAATAGCAGAAAAAACAGGGTTAAGTGTTGAAGAGATAAAGAAGTTGAAGTGA